The DNA region aaaccgtgatcaaatttttaaagaagaacatattctcacgttttggtgtgcctcgagtgttggtgagtgatggaggctcacacttcTACAATACACCCTTAGAAAAAGTTCTACAACATTATGGTGTAAGGCATAAGGTGACCACTCCttaccacccacaagcgaacggTCAAACTGAGGTTTCAAACCGGGAAATCAAACGGATACTTGAGAAAACAGTTTCGAACTCAAGAAAGGATTGGTCTTTAAAACTTGATGAGGCTTTGTGGGCATATCGCACTGcttacaaagcacctattgggctgactccgtttcaactggtgtatgggaagacttgtcatcttccagttgaaatggaacatagagcattatgggctcttaagttcttgaacttcgactccactctagctggagagagaaggaaaggtcaactccatgagttggaggaactaaggaacaatgcataccattctaataagctgtacaaggagaagacaaaagcataccatgatgggaaggtccgccccaaagagtttcatgttggccagatggtattgctttttaattcaaggttgaagttgtttccggGTAAATTGAAGTCTAAATGGTCTGGACCATTTGTGAtcaaggaagtacggaattatggagccattgtgatagaGGATCCAAAGTCGCAAGAAAGTTGGACTGTCAATGGTCAAAGACTGAAAGTCTATCATAGCGGTGACATAAACCGTGATGTGTGTGTTCTTTCCTTATCTGGATCAAGCTAATTgaggtaccgtcgagctcttaacgacgttaaacaaagcgctggttgggaggcaacccaacgttgtttGTGTGCATTTTAAATTTCTCTGTTGTGTGATTCTTAGCTCTGATTGAAGTTTTAAAATTTTTGaagttctgttttttgcagttcgcgccgcgacctcctgttcgcgccgcgaactgattgaataaatttgagtgctttctgttttttgcagttcgcgccgcgaccccctgttcgcgccgcgaactgaatgaaaaaatttaattggttctgttttatgcagttcgcgccgcgaccccctgttcgcgccgcgaactttgCGTGACAGAATTCATTTAAATACTGTTTAGGTCAATTCAGTTTCATTTCAAACTTCCTCATTTCAAACCCTTTTGCCGCGCTTTCACCCCAACCCCCAAATTCCACCATTTCTCAACGTTTTTCAGTGTTTCACTCTTCCAATCTTCTTCTTTTTACAAGTGTAGAGATTCTAAAGGTATGTAATCTTCATTTCCTCTTTTCCAATCCCTTTTTGGGGTTTTTCAATTTAGAGTTGGTTAGAGATCGTATTTTTCTGTGAATACTGTTTGGAATTGCTATGCTTGTGTGAATTAGAATAGGATTAGGTTAGGGTTGTGCATTTTGACTGGTTGGGTATGTTAAATCCCTCTTTGGTGAAACCCTAGGAAGCAATTGGGGATTTCCTGAAatcgcagggttcgcgccgcgaactgtgaATTCCAGCAACCATTTTCTTTTTGCTTTTTGACTAATGCTGTCATTTGTTTTTTGTGGTTGTGCTGGTTTTgattgcagatgtctaagagaacTAAGACCACAGCACCTCCTCAGGCCCGTGCTATCCGACGATTCATCAGTGAAGAACACGAAGCCCGCTTTGAAAGCCTTGTTAAGAGAACCATTCTACCTGAACGGTTTATCCGCCTGGCTCCAACTGGGGTGTATCACAGAGTGGTTGAGGCTTTCGAACAAAGAAAATGGATGAAGTTATGTGAGCCGGAAGCCGCAATCAACTACGACCTTGTCCGAGAATTCTACGCGAATGCGATGCATCGTGAGGAAGGTACGACCTTCATTTACCAGTCCAGAGTAAGGGGGAAGATTGTTTCATTTGGAAGGGATGATATTAATTCCTATCTAGGCCACCCCTTAACTCTTGGAGAGGGCGAGAGCTGTGAGTACAGTGTCATGGAGGTAGCCAACAGGTGGAATCTGGAAGAAGTCAATGCCACCCTATGTCTCCGTGGAAAATCATTTGAAGTGAACGATCAAGGGCATCCGAAATTGTGGAAGAGAGAAAATTTTAATTTGGATGCTAGGGCCTTTTTGGTGCTACTGTTAACCAATATCAGaccaagaagccacaccaccacaattccCTTGGATGTCGGTTTTCTTTTGTACTGCATAATGATAGGGAAGACGGTGGATGTCGCGGCCCTGATTTCATGCGAGATGAGAAAGATTGTGTTAAGCGGAACAAATTTCGGGGGCAAAGCTGGTGTGCTAGCTTATCCAGGACTCATCATGGGACTGTGCCGTAAGGCAAATGTCCGCATCCCTGAGGAAGTGCACTTCTCGATCACCAGTGTGATCAGTGATGCTTATTTGAACAGGTTTCTGCAGAGCCCGAATGAGAAGACTGATGCATCTGGTACTTCTTCCTCTCGAGCCCGAGCCAGGTCTCGTTCTCAGCCTCAACCTCAGAGTACcccaggttttgatcagatggctttcgccaactactgctgtgagaactttgaggcttccaggaggtctcaatcctttctttttgatgccatgcagcagcagttccagaacacgtttctggcaccagaggcccgcacttttccatcgcaagctgactatgcagcttatgctaattggcctgtgggcaggccaaattttatggggggtgcaggaggtagtgctgacccaaatgaggagatggaagatgttctcggaggtgtaggtggtgatgaagaggaagaggaTTGAATTTGTGGAGTTTTGAAGAGAATTGTTtgtttgaatttcttttgactaattctgtttttgttttgggaattttgtaatgtactttttggtggctctagttcaccgtgactttatcttagcactttaatttttctttagtattttttaattgcatgagtactttgtgaaatttaagtgtgtttttaatcaaattggtttaccaacagtTCTAGTTAATTGTTCTTACGCTTAAGTCAAGCCTAAAGCAACCAAGAgttgttcgcaaagaaagaagcataggatacttcgagtggtgatgataagaattagtgtcggcatttcaaggtacactttatcgctttttagacttaacatgagtaggttgatgttgtgtgcaaattccatttcataaattcattgaagtatatgtcagttttgaatcaaaataggacttaaccatttgtgaggaaactttccattgtgcactaaaaaaagcgggaaaccgagcattattttgactcattcttatcatgctaaatcatgcatcaatctaatgttgtgtgaaatctttgaaaatgatagaggcaatttttgtgagaaaaaccacttgaccaaaaagcttaaatcaacgaaccttgtgaggagtaatccttagttaaccccctttgagcttgttaggattcatttgattgatcattgtaaaatcaattgaaaattgtggaataaatgaatcctaatttctttcgcATCAGTagaaacctcaaaccgagttgtttgcaaaaattttgccttttgcttatgtttaagtagggagcattattgaataaatttggttgtggaatctaaagttggggagagtaaagtgtAGAGTTGATTAGGAGCTTGGAAAAGTGAGTCTCTATGGAAGGGTaagaatatgaaaagaaacaagaaaaagaaatcacccttgaaaccatagagcataaaaaaaaaaaaaaaaaaaaaaaaaatgctcatggttgtatggatttgaaaagaaaaagatagggaccaaggaaaaggaaattgtgtagagttgagtctttgggaatgctcccttaggataggcaatttggttgaattctcttaattttagcctttcttgtaacctaagccacattacaacctttgaaagacctcttgattctcatttttcacataatttggtacttgttgtgataaccgcatgatttgggttgttgttgatttaattgcttggatgagtgaaaaTAACCCTCTATGTTATTCATCATTATCATGATgtgtgtgtgtaagtttgattcaattttgacatgtatggctttgaattccttggaatgatttttgcactttaccgtttcccttattcatgtttgtctagaattgagataggtgaattgagaagaggccaaacacttttgaaccatttgaagGTCCTTGATTAATGCTTGTTTAAATCTTTTGtgtcatgactttggttgtaagggtggaaacttttgtttagggacaaacaaaatgctaagttggggagagttgttagggaccaattagtactactttttataccattttattggtcccttttgccaagttttgatgtaattacacacttttattctcactattttgtacaaatgcaattaggtttaatttattttgttttgaatagttatttcacaatttttgttagttttgtagaattgtTGGATAAGCAGGACTTTGGGTTCAACATTACAatttggaggaagcttgccaaacaaggaagctggagaagcaacagttcgcgccgcgaacttccttcgcgccgcgaaggctgcgaatccagcaagctgaccaagggtcaaatgtgctgctgtgcagaaaaagtaattgccattttgatgtctgcctgggaagtgcttttctgctgctgatgacaatgtccaattagggaaatgccaacctttttggtagagacaaaatagtttaacctagggtATTGATGGATTATTCCAGACATTGATACATTGTGCTGTAGAGCTTTGGTAATGGAAAAAAACCAGAGTTTTTCTGCAAAATCCTTCTGttttgtaacaatggtgatgaggagctaaactccttttgtcaagattggaggtagtagctattctcatctatctatgtattcactttgatttatatatgagataaagattgttgatgtattggaactgtttttgctttactttgaaaaccagatttgagtagttgtcgagagagattactcgagtttagacataaaacagattttcaagtaatgaataagttgtagagatagatttattcattactattctttgatattgaacgttcaaggttactatattgatagttaggtggagagatcgtctaaggatcaatatagtaactatcacgatatcatttagacataaatgactttgaggggatatttgaacatcatcaataatcttgaatctaattatttaacatagggaatcatagatatttgaaatagtgaactccaatcttgccaagcttttatatttgtctaaaaccacttaatagtttttgttaacatttattaacaagatatttttccaaacaaaacaaccctgttactttctaaacttataacatttgaattatagaacggcggtaatattacccaatctctgtggatacgatacaaaaatatttgccaaagatatactctttcaacatAATGTTCAGTATCAATTGATTCAATTTTGAATTTGATGTGTTTCACAGACTAGAATTGCTAACAAAACAAGATTCATACTCTAAAATTCAAAGGACATTTTTATTATGTCAGATGTTTCATGGTGAAAACAGAAAAACTCAATTTAATATACATATAATCAACGTCGATTTTCTATAACATATTTCGTTAAGGTTAGAAATTCTAACATGAAAAAATAAAATTGGTTCAAATATGTCATTTAAATTATTATTATGAATGATCTAAtttatattataaataaaacagGAAACAATGCAATATTTATAGAATTTATTAATAGTTCATTTTGAACTATTTTTTAGGTATATTTTAGAATCACGAACGAGAGAAGCCCTTTTCTTTTTATGATTAGTGCTaaataaaagatatatatatatatatatatatatatatatatatatatatatatatatatatatatatatatatatatatattgataaTAAAAAAAGTTTTATACTATTTGTATATCAAAATTATTCATAAATATAACTTTAAAGATAATTCAATAGACAATTATTTAGTATTTATAATTGGCTGATTGTATAAAAACAATTTATACCAATAGCATTTATGAGTTAAATTTTAAAAAGAATGACATTAATGTTTATTGAATATATAACTAATCCCGTCGAGAGCTACATAAATTGTGATATACATATTTTTTAATTCTCCTGACGACACTATCTTGAATGCTTTTAGGCTATTTGAAAAGGAGCTGGTTTAAGTGAGGGATATGCAAAAGGTCCTTCAACTAATCCTTTTGCTAATAGTTTATATGCTACTTCTGTAAAATGAACTCCATCCCAGTTTATATTTTTAGAAGGGTCAGAGCAAACAGTTGTATTAGGACTTCCACACCCCATTCTTGGATCAAAATTATGTGGCCCACCGCCTCCACAACATGCCTTGAATGTCTCATCCTTATCAAAACCTACATAAAAACTTGTACTTTATTTAAATATTGTACATgtatatataaataaaattttgCAGAAAAACAATTATTAATATATAAATGAACAACTTAATTAACAATCATTATTGCTATATGTATAATAAgttaaatattaaataaaaaaaactaCCCACCATATTTTTGCGGTTCTTCGTACAAACGTTTGGCATTATTATAATAGTCAAAGTATATTATCTTGACATCAGGGTAAGTCTCTCTTAATGTAGTTATAGAATAGATTAGATTGTCATTAAAATATTGTATGACAGTATTAAATGCCTTAAAGCATCCAAATTCATCGTAGTTTTTTGTATTATTAGTATTCACCACTGCCAAAAGGGAGGCACTACACCCCACTGGAAAGTTCCCTGGAATAACTATCTCTACAGCTCCCTCTTTGATTAATGACTATCACATGGAAAGAAAAAAGTAGTTACTACATTATTATAACTTATATTGAAGTAGTTATTAAAATACATAAATTTATTATAACTTACTATGGTTGTTTCTGTAATTTTATTAACCACTAAGGGAATAAGATTTCTGAAGTTTGAAAATTTTGGTGTAATATGAGAGAAAATATCATTTCCACCAATTTCTCCAACTAAAAATAATGATTTCTCAAAGTAGTTACGACAATCTGTATcataaaaataacaaatattgTTAACTCtttgattaaaaaaaatattttgaaaattacATTAAATGTATATGCAAAAGAAGATGTGACAATACCTTTTTTGTTTTTACATAGTGAAGGCTTGAGTCTCTTAAACATCTTAAGTTGAACACTCAATGAGTTATTAGTTCCAGGTAGAGCAACCATACTTTTATtgaaataattaaaatcaagTGCAGTGGCACCAGCAAATGCAAAGTTCACTCCTTTCGTGATATCTTGGCCTTCAATGAGATTTTTATAGGCTGGCAAAAATGGCAATCCATATGCTTGAGCTACAAAATAAAGTGAGTATCAGGGAATATATCTAATAAAATACTAATAACACAATATAAAGGAATATATCTTAATTCTCTTTAGCCTCACTTTTATATTCAGAAATATACTTTTACCCTCCAAGGTTAAAAGTATATACaaataaaactaaaaaataataaatttacCTATGAAATCTATAATCAAGCGTCCATTTGACAAACGTCCTGAGGGATGTTTAAAATACGTTGATCCATAAGGACTATTGATAGGCATAGGTGGGTGAAGAGTTGCTTCATTTCCTGTGTCGCTTATTGAATCACCAAAATTAAATATAGCTTCATAGGGAAGAGGATTGACATTTGAAAGTACATTTCTGAATATAAAAGTGAGGCTAAAGAGAATTAAGAACTTCATGTTATTATTATAAGTCATGAGTTTATCAATGTTGATATATGTGATGATGGTAGATTGAATTTATATATATTATCTCACAAGCCACTTATCTTGTCATACATCTTTTGATCTTACACATTAACTAATATTTTCCAACACATAAACAACTTTAAAtaaatatttgttatttttaccGTATTTTTTCAACTTTGCTTTTGTTGTTATATAACTATAAATACACTCACATAGCACCCTATAAAAAGAACGATACATTAAATAAAATGTTGTATCGATGGTTTTGTATAGAATAGTCGATGACACCTTTATTCCCCAACAAACCATGTTGGATATTTATTATTTTGTTATGAAATAAAATTtgtgcctcaattgggtttgagtcGTAACCATGGCGAACATGGAGGATTGGTGGACACCTAAGTGtgttagagtcccatacggtgaaagatacttaaagtgggttagagtcccatacgagtgacGGTCACTTGAACTGaggattaagcctcatagaggacccgatatccaccaCGACAGTCGAATCATACAAGCATGTGTGAACTGATCCTGGCTTAGACGTAGGTCCGTTCGGGGATTGATGTTTCATGAATCCAAATAGTGATTTATTGAGTTATGAAaactcaagtgacatgtttccaCACACTGTGAGTATCCCTCAGTTGCTTAAGTGATAGTTACATTGTATGAGTGATACACAAGTAACAGAAGGTGAATACTTGAGTTAGAAATCAGGTAGTAACCTTGTcgagccgagtggacccataggatagggGAACTCACTGAtattattatctcaccccataAATGTTGTTATTTTTCTGGTGTTTTTGTAGGTAAGATTAAGAGGATCGTTTTGATGATGTTTCGACGTTGTTGTGATGAtgtgatcttccgctgtggatTTTGTATAATGGTAGATATTGTACATAGATCTCAGATTTTTATTTAGGAACTTTCCATGTCTTGTACCATAGgttgtatcttttattttggtcAAGTATGTAAATGATGCCTCTCGACTCTTGTGTTGTATCAGTACCAAAtaataacacttgtatgatattattctagatatatattacACGGGTTGTTACAT from Lathyrus oleraceus cultivar Zhongwan6 chromosome 1, CAAS_Psat_ZW6_1.0, whole genome shotgun sequence includes:
- the LOC127115381 gene encoding GDSL esterase/lipase At5g45910-like: MTYNNNMKFLILFSLTFIFRNVLSNVNPLPYEAIFNFGDSISDTGNEATLHPPMPINSPYGSTYFKHPSGRLSNGRLIIDFIAQAYGLPFLPAYKNLIEGQDITKGVNFAFAGATALDFNYFNKSMVALPGTNNSLSVQLKMFKRLKPSLCKNKKDCRNYFEKSLFLVGEIGGNDIFSHITPKFSNFRNLIPLVVNKITETTISLIKEGAVEIVIPGNFPVGCSASLLAVVNTNNTKNYDEFGCFKAFNTVIQYFNDNLIYSITTLRETYPDVKIIYFDYYNNAKRLYEEPQKYGFDKDETFKACCGGGGPHNFDPRMGCGSPNTTVCSDPSKNINWDGVHFTEVAYKLLAKGLVEGPFAYPSLKPAPFQIA